The following coding sequences are from one Arthrobacter crystallopoietes window:
- a CDS encoding creatininase codes for MEELDSFTYREKISDGKAAVLVPVGSIEQHGPHMPLNVDVLLSRAMAGSVAEAVGGLVAAPITYGYKSQQRSGGGNHIPGTTSLDASTVISIARTLTLEFARHGVRKIAFINGHFENYQFLYEGVDLAVTELQRAGINDVKVMLLSYWDFVDEATIAELYPDGFTGWDLEHGGVLETSLMLHLYPEKVEMDKVEDLPPAVLPNYDVLPVRPELTPASGCLSSAAQATATKGEILLKRASVAMSAALDAEFQDVIDNDVEQK; via the coding sequence ATGGAGGAGTTGGACTCCTTTACCTACCGCGAAAAGATTTCGGACGGCAAGGCGGCCGTCCTCGTCCCTGTCGGCTCCATCGAACAGCATGGACCGCACATGCCGCTCAACGTGGACGTCCTGCTCTCCCGGGCCATGGCAGGCAGTGTCGCCGAAGCCGTTGGCGGACTGGTCGCGGCCCCCATCACCTATGGCTACAAGTCCCAGCAGCGTTCCGGCGGCGGAAACCACATCCCCGGCACCACCAGCCTCGATGCGTCCACGGTCATTTCCATTGCCCGGACGCTGACCCTTGAATTTGCCCGGCACGGCGTGCGGAAAATCGCTTTCATCAACGGCCATTTCGAGAACTACCAGTTCTTGTATGAAGGTGTTGACCTGGCCGTCACCGAACTGCAGCGGGCCGGGATCAACGATGTGAAGGTCATGCTGCTGTCCTACTGGGACTTCGTCGACGAGGCAACGATTGCCGAACTGTACCCCGACGGTTTCACCGGCTGGGATCTGGAACACGGCGGAGTCCTCGAAACATCCCTCATGCTTCACCTGTACCCGGAAAAGGTGGAGATGGACAAGGTCGAAGATCTGCCGCCGGCTGTGCTGCCGAACTACGACGTTCTGCCGGTTCGCCCCGAGCTGACGCCGGCGTCCGGATGCCTGTCCTCCGCCGCCCAAGCCACCGCAACCAAGGGCGAAATCCTGCTCAAGCGTGCAAGCGTTGCCATGTCGGCCGCCCTCGATGCCGAATTCCAGGATGTGATCGACAATGACGTTGAGCAAAAATGA
- a CDS encoding BCCT family transporter, protein MTLSKNETRPAAPVEYRADLNLPEPQEDKKRRVDDVVIKAAAIVLVVSILTFAVAVPDGTATAIGAARTFVTEYFTWFFVAFSALALGVCGWLAFGRFRHIRLGGPDAKPQYGKFAWYSMLFACGQGIGLIFWSVAEPIMLKDENPLFPAGSASPVDGAMAWSYFHWGLTAWAMYGIVAICLAYSHHNLGKKLTFRDAVVDIFPRKSRRGAGMVIELLAILATVLGLSTSFGFATLQFTSGISAITGIHASAPLWIAIIVALGALTAGSVFFGISKGMKRISEINSVLSIVLLVAVFAFGPIIYLASTLSQTFGAFFQNFLAMSLWTDSGVAAAGIGSWQDSWNGWWTVFIWCWVIAFSPFVGAFIARISRGRTIGEFVLGVTVVPSLIVMLWIGIIGGAALYYDNGTNGSIAAAVAEDTSQGLFVMLEYIPAVGTILLVVATILVATYYITSLDSGVHALAEFVSSGRTPSKLFRVVLVASIVAITVALLTLGGTSVIDTVQTGTIIGAFPFAFVIIIMVVNFVKRLKKRETTQVEAAAAEQPIEEQLTK, encoded by the coding sequence ATGACGTTGAGCAAAAATGAGACAAGACCCGCAGCGCCGGTGGAATACCGCGCTGATCTGAACCTGCCAGAGCCTCAGGAAGATAAGAAGCGGCGCGTCGACGACGTTGTCATCAAGGCCGCCGCCATCGTCCTGGTGGTTTCGATTCTCACGTTCGCCGTCGCCGTTCCGGATGGCACTGCCACCGCCATCGGTGCAGCACGGACCTTTGTCACCGAATACTTCACGTGGTTCTTCGTCGCCTTCTCCGCGCTGGCGCTGGGCGTCTGCGGTTGGCTGGCGTTCGGCAGGTTCCGCCACATCCGCCTTGGCGGACCGGATGCCAAGCCCCAGTATGGCAAATTTGCGTGGTATTCCATGCTCTTCGCTTGCGGCCAGGGCATTGGACTAATCTTCTGGTCCGTTGCCGAGCCCATCATGCTCAAGGACGAGAACCCGCTGTTCCCGGCCGGTTCCGCCAGCCCGGTGGACGGGGCGATGGCCTGGTCCTACTTCCACTGGGGCCTGACGGCCTGGGCGATGTACGGCATTGTCGCCATCTGCCTGGCTTACTCGCACCACAACCTGGGCAAGAAGCTAACGTTCCGCGACGCCGTCGTCGATATCTTCCCGCGCAAGTCCCGCCGCGGCGCCGGCATGGTCATCGAGTTGCTCGCGATCCTCGCCACCGTGCTCGGCCTCTCCACCTCGTTCGGTTTTGCCACGCTGCAGTTCACCTCCGGCATCAGCGCCATCACCGGCATCCATGCCAGCGCCCCGCTGTGGATTGCAATCATCGTGGCACTGGGGGCCCTCACGGCAGGGTCGGTTTTCTTCGGCATCAGCAAGGGCATGAAGCGGATCAGCGAGATCAACTCGGTGCTGAGCATCGTGCTCCTGGTCGCCGTGTTCGCGTTCGGCCCGATCATCTATCTGGCGTCCACCTTGTCGCAGACCTTCGGCGCATTTTTCCAGAATTTCCTGGCGATGAGCCTCTGGACGGACTCCGGCGTCGCAGCCGCGGGCATCGGTTCCTGGCAGGACAGCTGGAACGGTTGGTGGACGGTCTTCATCTGGTGCTGGGTCATCGCGTTCTCCCCGTTTGTGGGAGCCTTCATCGCCCGCATCTCCCGCGGCCGGACCATCGGGGAATTCGTCCTGGGCGTCACCGTTGTTCCGTCCCTGATCGTGATGCTCTGGATCGGCATTATCGGCGGTGCCGCCCTGTACTACGACAACGGGACCAATGGGTCCATCGCGGCTGCGGTGGCCGAAGACACCTCGCAGGGTCTGTTCGTAATGCTCGAGTACATCCCCGCGGTCGGCACCATCCTGCTGGTCGTGGCGACCATCCTCGTGGCGACGTACTACATCACCTCCCTGGATTCCGGCGTGCACGCGCTGGCGGAATTCGTCTCCTCGGGGCGGACGCCCAGCAAGCTCTTCCGGGTGGTACTGGTGGCAAGCATCGTGGCCATCACCGTGGCGCTGCTGACCCTGGGCGGCACGTCCGTGATCGATACCGTCCAAACCGGCACGATCATCGGCGCGTTCCCATTCGCCTTTGTCATCATCATCATGGTGGTCAACTTCGTAAAACGGTTGAAAAAGCGCGAAACCACACAGGTTGAGGCAGCCGCGGCGGAGCAACCGATCGAGGAGCAACTAACCAAATAG